A window from Micromonospora profundi encodes these proteins:
- a CDS encoding VIT1/CCC1 transporter family protein, translating to MTDTPAALREAHHADVSGGWLRPAVFGAMDGLVTNIALIAGVGGGGVSPRSIVLTGSAGLVAGAISMGLGEYTSVRSANEQVAAEVAKERRELERHPEAEARELADAWVARGLPRDLATQVAEAVRRDPEEALRVHVREELGVDPDDQPSPWAAAFSSFLFFSVGALVPLLPYLLGSSDLWLALAVGGLGLFAAGAVVARFTRRPWWTSGLRQLLLGAAAAGATYLIGSLIGVQGGL from the coding sequence GTGACCGACACCCCTGCGGCGCTCCGCGAAGCCCACCACGCGGACGTGTCCGGCGGCTGGCTGCGGCCGGCCGTCTTCGGCGCGATGGACGGGCTGGTCACCAACATCGCCCTCATCGCCGGCGTCGGCGGCGGTGGGGTGTCGCCGCGCAGCATCGTGCTTACCGGCTCCGCCGGCCTGGTGGCGGGCGCGATCTCGATGGGGCTCGGCGAGTACACGAGTGTGCGGTCGGCAAACGAGCAGGTCGCCGCCGAGGTCGCCAAGGAGCGACGCGAACTGGAACGGCACCCCGAGGCGGAGGCCCGTGAGCTGGCCGACGCGTGGGTGGCCCGCGGCCTGCCCCGGGACCTTGCCACCCAGGTCGCCGAGGCGGTGCGGCGTGACCCGGAAGAGGCGCTGCGGGTGCACGTCCGCGAGGAGCTGGGCGTCGACCCCGACGACCAGCCGAGCCCGTGGGCGGCGGCGTTCTCCTCGTTCCTGTTCTTCTCGGTGGGCGCGCTGGTGCCGCTGCTGCCGTACCTGCTGGGCTCCAGCGACCTCTGGCTGGCGCTCGCCGTCGGCGGGCTAGGGCTGTTCGCCGCCGGCGCGGTCGTGGCGCGCTTCACCCGCCGGCCCTGGTGGACGAGCGGGCTGCGGCAACTGCTGCTGGGTGCCGCGGCGGCCGGGGCTACCTATCTGATCGGTTCGCTGATCGGCGTGCAGGGCGGGCTGTGA
- the map gene encoding type I methionyl aminopeptidase, with the protein MTERPPLTPGTLSPWRPVPAHIPRPEYVGKKQPQEWRGSHVQTPETIEKMRVASRLAAQATQLAGEHCKPGVTTDEIDRLVHEFLCDHDAYPSTLGYRGFPKSCCTSINEVICHGIPDSTVLQDGDIINVDVTAYIGGVHGDTDATFCVGEVSDEARLLVERTHEAMMRGIRAVKPGRQINVIGRVIESYAKRFGYGVVRDFTGHGIGESFHSGLYVPHYDSPRPTDIMEPGMTFTIEPMITLGTYQYDMWDDGWTVVTKDRRWTAQFEHTIVVTDDGHEILTLP; encoded by the coding sequence ATGACCGAACGTCCGCCGCTGACGCCAGGCACGCTCTCTCCGTGGCGACCGGTGCCCGCCCATATTCCCCGCCCGGAATACGTGGGCAAGAAGCAGCCGCAGGAGTGGCGCGGCTCGCATGTGCAGACACCCGAGACCATCGAGAAGATGCGGGTGGCCAGCCGACTCGCCGCCCAGGCGACACAGCTCGCCGGCGAGCACTGCAAACCCGGCGTGACCACCGACGAGATCGACCGGTTGGTGCACGAGTTCCTCTGCGACCACGACGCGTACCCGTCGACGCTCGGCTACCGGGGCTTCCCCAAGTCCTGCTGCACAAGCATCAACGAGGTCATCTGCCACGGCATCCCGGACTCCACGGTCCTTCAGGACGGCGACATCATCAACGTCGACGTGACCGCGTACATCGGTGGGGTGCACGGTGACACCGACGCCACCTTCTGCGTGGGCGAGGTCAGCGACGAGGCCCGGCTGCTCGTCGAGCGGACCCACGAGGCGATGATGCGCGGCATCCGGGCGGTCAAGCCGGGCCGGCAGATCAACGTGATCGGTCGGGTCATCGAGTCGTACGCCAAGCGGTTCGGCTACGGCGTGGTCCGCGACTTCACCGGCCACGGCATCGGGGAGTCCTTCCACAGCGGGCTCTACGTGCCGCACTACGACAGTCCCCGCCCCACGGACATCATGGAGCCGGGAATGACCTTCACCATCGAGCCGATGATCACGCTCGGCACCTACCAGTACGACATGTGGGACGACGGGTGGACCGTCGTGACCAAGGACCGCAGGTGGACGGCCCAGTTCGAGCACACGATCGTGGTGACCGACGACGGCCACGAGATCCTGACCCTGCCGTGA